The DNA segment TATTATAGGTTTTTATAGAGCAGACGGGCTTTCCTTATGATAAAGCCCACCTTCACAATGCAATAAGACTCGCAAATGAATTGCCGGCCTATACGCTACGCTCTTTCGTGTATTGACTTTAACCTCCATCGCATTTCAAAGAAtggattgaataaatatatgtaatatttggaaccagctgccgactgaagtatttccgaatcaattcgacttaattCCCAAGGAAagtgcgtaccaatttttaaaaggccggcaacgcactccgGAGTACTCTGGCAAGAGCGTCTATAGGCCgcggtatcaattaacatctgGTGAAcctgatataaataaaatcaaaaagttttaagtatttactccctatatattattataattgttaagttgCCTAATAAGTTGTGATACAGGCTGTAGGTACGCCtacgatttattaaaaaactaagttACCCGAAACCCTTAAAGGCTGATTGGGAACTGCATTTCAGACAGTAGTAAAATtctttatagtaatataatttgtagaaAATGCCAAGGAAATACGATAGCAACCTCGAAGCCTCCGAAATGCGGTCAGTTCGGCATTGCCGTGGTTACGGCGGGTATTGGTCAGTCATCTCCGCAGTCTTGAGTCCCCGAAACAATGTGACTAGTCTAAATACCgtcatttatacaaataataatcggAAACATTATTATCAAGAGAAAATTGTCTCTTACTCGATTAACATTGGATTGGTTCACGCAATAGATAACAACGGTATGCGTTTTATGCATGAGCATGATTTAGATATCACAGCCTAGATTATAATCTAACCCAGCTGATAAGTAAGACGAATGTGATTTCTCGTGATAAGACTTTTTTTAGAGTTCCATAGCTATGGCAAAAATGGAACGCTTGATCATGTCTTCTCTATCTCTCCATGAAAATGTGCtgtcattaaaaaatgtacactAACACCatgttaagtatttttaagccgtattatttaatttattgtgtaaGTATTATCATGTATCCCTTAACTACAGTTAACACCGATATCTGGGATCCATCCCACTCTAGTCTGTGCGGAAAGAGAACCCACACGGGCGTGGCGGTTTTTCGAATTCTCAAAGTCTCTTTCGAAAAATTCGAAGTCTGGAAAGTATAATTCTAAGGCATTTAATTCCACGCCGGTTCTCGGGTGTCCGCACAAACTACTCAGATTATGTATAGTTACATAATTTTCCTGAGAGTAACGGCGTTGTGCTGACATATATAGAAACATGAAAAACCATATAGTTATGCTTTATAATAGCAATAATCATTATGGAATTGGGATtagtctaataaataaatataagcaaTTAGATATCCTGAATGTTTTATGTCAATCATCTTATTGGGCTTCTCTAACAATATTATAGCTGTTTTTACTACTCAAATCATTAAATGgtatataatcatatttatactattatacTGTTGTctcataaatatatcaataaaaacttattcgAACCTCGAAATTAGCTATCCTATGCAGTAGTACATACCGGCTATGTAGCCGAAATGTGAAGTAGAATTCTTATTCGGGGTATTTTGAGTTCCTACCATATAGAATTTCGATCAcgatatatgaaaaataaatatgttataaatcttattaactaacaagatttaaatatgtaatgaaaACTCTTTAAACTAATCGAAATTTATTCACCGACACCAAAAAACGATGACaagaacatatttttgtttaaatatgtagatCTAGAAGAATTAATTCCATTGACGCGTTTAGAACTCTAAAAGGCATAAATAGGCCACAAAAGCGGccgcaataaataaacaatgtttttacaaGGTACCTAAATGAACACTGAcctaagtaaatataatctgGGGCAATcattaacaatcaaatatttacagCTAATCAATAAAACCCTCTTGATTGATATCATCTATACGTCAAACAGTAAATTCTtagatatattacattaaatcaaaattaaaatacaataagagCATAacgtaaaaaatgttttcattgttttaagatgttttttttaataaactttgtaAATGCTAGACtgcaatttttatattcgtGGCTGGTGAATGCTTTTTTCTACAAGTGGCCTAGAGTTTGACTGATAAAACGATGACGTGAGTCTTAGGTTCCGATGACCCTTTTAAAAATCCGTCTTAATAGAACTATAATTTTCCAATAAGACGGATTTTTCCAATGATAtttccaatttaaaaaatatctcataatattcaataattcatttaaatagaaGTAGCAACGACaaatattcacaaaatatttgtttatattttgaaaataatagttgttatttaaaaaaatacgatgTTAATTGCGAATTTGTGGCATTTTACAATTGGGTGTGAATGTGAAAGTGAAAACTTACCAAATGCTCTGGCATATTCCAATCTTCATACATTCTTGCTGACAATGGaaaaactttttcatttaaaatttccaaTGTCGTCATAGTGATTTTCTCTATGTTAGCAAAGTATCTTTCATAAACCCATCTTAATTGCCAATATAATTCTCCACGTCGTTCATTGCTCACTGAATGTacgatttttaatacattttttatattgtcctctgatataaaaattgctaTTCGATTCCAATCAATGTGAGAATTGAATGGCATTACTACAGTATCTGCTATAATTATTGGAATGCATTGCGACGCTAATACATCCATTAGAACAGTCTGAATCAATCTAGCACTTCGAACAACTAAACAGAATAATCCATGTTTTAATACCTCTGGATATTCAAATTGCTTTCCAGTAGTGTACTCACACCTCTTTGTGAAATCAATTCTCTCATTCCTACAACTGTCTAACAGTAATAGGTCATTTGATGATGATGCAATACCTTGAAGTTCTGCTAAATAATCATCTGGTATATTGATCTGTgttgaaattattaagtaatctTTTTGTTTTGGCTGTGTACTGTTGATATTAGAGGCAATATGACTGTAGAGTGGTATTGATATGTCAAATCCATATCTAAAAGTCCATGTATCAAATCCAGCTCCTGCTATAACTGCATAACTTGTGTTAAGGTCAATAACAGTATTGTAATTTGGTTCCGATCCTGGCAGCATATTAAAGATGAGATGATTTTCTCCATTGTTCCAACTGTGCAAAATCAAATATGTCAATTTAAATTGGAAGCTTTGTGTAtgcaaaaattcaaaatacattGCCAATGCTATCAACAATCAAAGaggtaaagtttttttttgtgttttttaaatttgatttggtgatttataatttatttttaaattacaggttaattatattaatacataatgtttattaaaataacctgTACTAAGCACTATCCATATGTGATAGGTGatgattgatttgattaaatgttttataatgtattcaaGAATTGTAAAAACTTACTGTTTTAATGACTGCAGAACTTGAGAGATATGTGAGCTTGAAAATGTGTTTTGATTTAATGTATCTATACTAGGCACTAACAAACATGCCTCATCAGGATTAGgagtataatatttactactctttattgtttctaaaatctcaaaaaattCTCTAGAAAAACGTGAAACTGATCTCCCATCATTAGTTCTGTAGTCTTGTGGtggatatatgtatattgttattttatcatGCCCTCCTCGGCcacatttataaacattaaagcaATTCCAATACGTGCAATTTAACACACGAGAAGCCGAAAACGCATATTCATTAGAAAGTTTTTGAATAGGTAAATTAACAGCTTCCAAATTTACTACTTCATAAAAATTTGTCCGCGGTACACTTCCCGAGAAAACATACACTACAGTAAACACTAATGATATCACTATAAACAACAGTAAACCCACGAAGAACCTATGATACAGAATTTTCCTATACGATATATTATACTTCGCTTGCTTGCTcgtttttaaaagcaaatcCGCAGCCATTTGTGATTTTAACGATTAAATTGGatctgttaatttatatatcgcACCCatcattatgtaaataataattaatttctcattcaaaagttcttaaaattttaaaacactaCAATGCTAAACCTTCTCCATACACAAAATCAACTTAATTTTCTGAGAAACGTCGAGTCGATCTGTCGAATGTCGCTGAATCTGACAGAGTGCAAACTAATACGACAATGACACTTATAAAGAACGGTGACTGTCAGGTGTCTTATGAGTTGTTGTcaatatgatattttactGTGTCTTCAGTATTTATATtgcataaatatgttattcatTGCATTTATTTTGCTAATAGATAGGTAGGTAAAAATTCCAAGCATAAATATTCTCaagttttacataatttagtatttgatCACAACCGTAATGACGCTatgaaaaataagtatatgtgTCACAACTCACAACTTAAAACTCACATTTGACATATCAGCAAGTCACAACATTATGCAAATGAacgtacatattttgtttttgtgtcaGTTTTGTGTTGTGCGTAGTTGTGGTTTCGTTTCTCAtggcttaaattattttaattttattttttattttaatccgGTTTAATATTTCGGTTTGAGCTTGATCTGCGATGGCTTTATTACCTCCCGACCCTGTATACACCATACGAAATGTCGAGAATACACCGGTTTTCTCTTTGGCGTTTAGCTTTCTACCTGGCGGTCTCGAGAGGTTACTAGCCGGTTCAAAGAATGGCTATGTTTATGCATACAACCTTCAGGTAAGATCACACGTCAAAAGCATATTGAGTGATGTTTACAAAGGTGCATCTAcgcacaaaattttattaagtagtatttaattttcttgtcTTCATACAGCTGCTCTTTGTTTACTACCCTCAATTTGTGAcccagaaaaacaaaatgtctttatgataatatattgagataaattctctctattcgattctcggtgtataataataaacgcctgctttgttacaacaataactaagtatatttccaacacttcttatccttaaacaaccacacagcttacaatttaacgtccGTCTTCGTCAAGCGGATCGGTCCGAATAACCTCACTTATTTTAGATCGTATCAAGACTACCCTTCATTATGTTTGTCACTGTCGGTATCGAGTCAATCAACTAacttacatcgagtaaaacatattaaacaaatacaatcatcaaataatctatactgtaaattataaatattaattataaacataataaaattgtaaagtaataacatatcatcataaattcgttacatcgtgaatcaagtacaatcatcaaaataaagtagcttgtaaattgaatataaatattatttaaaaataaacgtgatttaaataataaatttgtaaaataataacaagtaatcttaaattcattacaatatGTTTAAAGTAAACAGTATAGTGAGGtcaaagaatttattaatatgcaaaaatgtataaattacttGAATGCATGTCgagttaaaaatagttttttatccTTACAGACAAACAGAGTGCaacaaaagataaaagtt comes from the Pieris rapae chromosome 3, ilPieRapa1.1, whole genome shotgun sequence genome and includes:
- the LOC110993283 gene encoding exostosin-2 — protein: MAADLLLKTSKQAKYNISYRKILYHRFFVGLLLFIVISLVFTVVYVFSGSVPRTNFYEVVNLEAVNLPIQKLSNEYAFSASRVLNCTYWNCFNVYKCGRGGHDKITIYIYPPQDYRTNDGRSVSRFSREFFEILETIKSSKYYTPNPDEACLLVPSIDTLNQNTFSSSHISQVLQSLKHWNNGENHLIFNMLPGSEPNYNTVIDLNTSYAVIAGAGFDTWTFRYGFDISIPLYSHIASNINSTQPKQKDYLIISTQINIPDDYLAELQGIASSSNDLLLLDSCRNERIDFTKRCEYTTGKQFEYPEVLKHGLFCLVVRSARLIQTVLMDVLASQCIPIIIADTVVMPFNSHIDWNRIAIFISEDNIKNVLKIVHSVSNERRGELYWQLRWVYERYFANIEKITMTTLEILNEKVFPLSARMYEDWNMPEHLYGPVNPLFLPVTAPKAPGFTAVILTYDRVDSLFTLIRKLVRTPSLAKILVVWNNQKLQPPPASEWPVINKPLKVIRTKENKLSNRFFPYDDIETECQLTIDDDIIMLTPDELEFGFDVWREFPDRIVGFPSRLHVWDNVTATWKYHSEWTNEISMVLTGAAFHHKIWSWYYTHKMPSEIRQWVDDNFNCEDIAMNFLVANVTRKAPIKVTPRKKFKCPECTNTEMLSADAKHMTQRSACIDKFTKIYGHMALKSVEFRADPLQYRETGSGIPQLYPEIGAL